From the Streptomyces sp. Tu 2975 genome, one window contains:
- a CDS encoding acyl-CoA dehydrogenase family protein: MARLAQTHGLTDVQQEILATVRDFVDKEIIPVATGLEHKDEYPTQIVEGLKELGLFGLMIPEEYGGLGESLLTYALCVEEIARGWMSVSGIINTHFIVAYMLKQHGTQEQKDTFLPRMALGEVRGAFSMSEPGLGSDVSAITSKGVKDGDEYVLNGQKMWLTNGGTSTLVAVLCRSDEGHPEGTAPHKSMTTFLVEKEPGFGEVRPGLTIPGKIDKMGYKGVDTTELIMDGLRIPANRVLGGTTGRGFYQMMDGVEVGRVNVAARGCGVAQRAFELGVSYAQQRHTFGKQIAQHQAIQFKLAEMATKVEAAHAMMVNAARKKDSGERNDLEAGMAKYLASEYCKEVVEDAFRIHGGYGFSKEYEIERLYREAPMLLIGEGTAEIQKMIIGRRLLEEYRFQG, from the coding sequence ATGGCGCGACTCGCCCAGACCCACGGTCTGACCGATGTTCAGCAGGAGATCCTCGCCACCGTGCGGGACTTCGTCGACAAGGAGATCATCCCTGTCGCGACCGGGCTGGAGCACAAGGACGAGTACCCGACGCAGATCGTCGAGGGCCTGAAGGAGCTCGGCCTGTTCGGCCTGATGATCCCGGAGGAGTACGGCGGCCTGGGCGAGTCCCTTCTCACGTACGCGCTGTGCGTGGAAGAGATCGCCCGTGGCTGGATGTCCGTCTCCGGCATCATCAACACGCACTTCATCGTGGCGTACATGCTCAAGCAGCACGGCACTCAGGAGCAGAAGGACACCTTCCTGCCGCGCATGGCGCTGGGCGAGGTGCGGGGCGCGTTCTCGATGTCCGAGCCCGGCCTCGGCTCCGACGTGTCGGCCATCACGTCCAAGGGCGTCAAGGACGGCGACGAGTACGTCCTCAACGGCCAGAAGATGTGGCTGACGAACGGTGGCACGTCCACTCTGGTCGCCGTCCTGTGCCGGAGTGACGAAGGACACCCCGAAGGCACGGCCCCGCACAAGTCGATGACGACCTTCCTGGTCGAGAAGGAGCCCGGCTTCGGAGAGGTCCGCCCCGGCCTCACCATCCCCGGGAAGATCGACAAGATGGGTTACAAGGGCGTCGACACGACCGAGCTCATCATGGACGGACTGCGCATTCCGGCCAATCGGGTGCTCGGTGGGACCACCGGCCGAGGGTTTTACCAAATGATGGACGGCGTCGAGGTCGGGCGCGTGAATGTGGCGGCGCGTGGCTGCGGCGTCGCGCAGCGTGCCTTTGAGCTGGGCGTCTCCTACGCTCAGCAGCGCCACACCTTCGGCAAGCAGATCGCCCAGCACCAGGCGATCCAGTTCAAGCTGGCCGAGATGGCTACCAAGGTCGAGGCCGCTCATGCGATGATGGTCAACGCAGCTCGCAAAAAGGACTCCGGGGAACGAAACGACCTGGAGGCAGGGATGGCGAAGTACCTCGCCTCCGAGTACTGCAAGGAAGTCGTCGAGGACGCCTTCCGCATCCACGGCGGCTACGGCTTCTCCAAGGAGTACGAGATCGAGCGCCTCTACCGTGAGGCCCCGATGCTGCTGATCGGTGAGGGTACCGCCGAGATCCAGAAAATGATCATTGGTCGTCGGCTGCTCGAGGAGTACCGATTCCAGGGTTGA
- a CDS encoding CoA ester lyase, with protein sequence MSTPVHPVNRLRPRRSCLAVPGSNPRFLEKAQGLPADQVFLDLEDACAPLAKPDARHTIVKFLNEGDWTGKTRVVRVNDWTTHWTYRDVVTVVEGAGQNLDCIMLPKVQDAQQVVALDLLLTQIEKTMGFEVGKIGIEAQIENAQGLNNVNAIAQASPRVETIIFGPADFMASINMKSLVVGEQPPGYDADAYHYILMKILMAARANNLQAIDGPYLQIRNIDGYRAVAQRAAALGFDGKWVLHPGQVEASNEIFSPSQEDYDHAELILDAYDYYTSEAGGKKGSAMLGDEMIDEASRKMALVVSGKGRAAGMQRTSKFEIPEA encoded by the coding sequence ATGAGCACCCCTGTGCACCCGGTCAACCGTCTTCGTCCGCGCCGTTCCTGCCTGGCGGTGCCCGGCTCGAACCCGCGGTTCCTGGAGAAGGCCCAGGGTCTGCCCGCCGACCAGGTCTTCCTGGACCTGGAGGACGCCTGCGCGCCGCTCGCCAAGCCGGACGCGCGCCACACCATCGTGAAGTTCCTCAACGAGGGCGACTGGACCGGCAAGACGCGGGTCGTGCGGGTCAACGACTGGACCACGCACTGGACCTACCGTGACGTCGTCACGGTCGTCGAGGGCGCCGGCCAGAACCTCGACTGCATCATGCTGCCGAAGGTGCAGGACGCCCAGCAGGTCGTGGCGCTGGACCTGCTGCTCACCCAGATCGAGAAGACGATGGGCTTCGAGGTCGGCAAGATCGGCATCGAGGCGCAGATCGAGAACGCCCAGGGCCTCAACAACGTGAACGCGATCGCCCAGGCGTCGCCGCGCGTGGAGACGATCATCTTCGGCCCGGCCGACTTCATGGCCTCCATCAACATGAAGTCCCTGGTCGTCGGCGAGCAGCCCCCCGGTTACGACGCCGACGCGTACCACTACATCCTGATGAAGATCCTGATGGCGGCCCGCGCCAACAACCTCCAGGCGATCGACGGCCCCTACCTGCAGATTCGCAACATCGACGGCTACCGCGCCGTCGCGCAGCGCGCCGCCGCGCTCGGCTTCGACGGCAAGTGGGTGCTCCACCCGGGTCAGGTCGAGGCGTCCAACGAGATCTTCTCCCCGTCGCAGGAGGACTACGACCACGCGGAGCTGATCCTCGACGCGTACGACTACTACACGTCGGAAGCGGGCGGCAAGAAGGGCTCGGCGATGCTCGGCGACGAGATGATCGACGAGGCCAGCCGCAAGATGGCCCTCGTCGTCTCCGGCAAGGGGCGCGCGGCCGGCATGCAGCGCACCAGCAAGTTCGAGATCCCGGAGGCCTGA
- the pssA gene encoding CDP-diacylglycerol--serine O-phosphatidyltransferase: protein MTVIDPDTQAANWVAEDEDDAEEMPLSLRLSIADTLTLGNATCGFMAVYFTTTGILIPHLSGDESGMARNSAATAVILMLCAAVFDLFDGLVARKLRSSPMGAELDNLSDLISFGLAPAYFVLVYGMVASDAHERVAAVGAIVVLLAVVLRLARFSCVTVKDGTFQGMPSPFGALTVVSIVLLELPFEATLLAVVGTAWLMVSRVEYPKPRGVLAVAVLCWIVAAMGMLAAWAFDAPGGQVLLQMGCALQIVMAATIPLFATARRVNTFRDNRRESREARAAQLP, encoded by the coding sequence TTGACCGTGATTGATCCCGACACACAGGCCGCGAACTGGGTCGCCGAGGACGAGGACGACGCGGAGGAAATGCCGCTGTCCCTTCGGCTGTCGATAGCGGACACACTCACACTCGGTAACGCGACGTGCGGATTCATGGCGGTGTACTTCACCACCACCGGCATCCTCATCCCGCACCTCTCCGGCGACGAGTCGGGCATGGCCCGCAACAGCGCGGCCACGGCAGTGATACTGATGCTGTGCGCGGCTGTCTTCGACCTGTTCGACGGCCTCGTCGCCCGCAAGCTGCGGTCCTCGCCGATGGGTGCGGAGCTGGACAACCTCTCCGACCTGATCAGCTTCGGCCTGGCGCCCGCGTACTTCGTGCTCGTGTACGGCATGGTCGCGAGTGACGCGCATGAGCGGGTCGCGGCGGTGGGCGCGATCGTTGTGCTGTTGGCGGTGGTGCTACGGCTTGCCCGCTTCTCGTGCGTCACCGTGAAGGACGGCACGTTCCAGGGCATGCCCTCCCCGTTCGGTGCGCTCACGGTCGTCTCGATCGTGCTGCTCGAGCTGCCGTTCGAGGCGACACTGCTGGCGGTCGTCGGTACCGCGTGGCTGATGGTGAGCCGGGTCGAGTACCCGAAGCCGCGGGGCGTCCTCGCGGTGGCGGTGCTCTGCTGGATCGTGGCGGCCATGGGCATGCTGGCGGCGTGGGCCTTCGACGCGCCGGGCGGGCAGGTGCTGCTGCAGATGGGCTGCGCGCTCCAGATCGTGATGGCGGCGACGATTCCGCTGTTCGCGACGGCACGCCGGGTGAACACGTTCCGTGACAACCGACGCGAGAGCCGCGAGGCGCGGGCGGCGCAGCTGCCGTAG
- a CDS encoding protein meaA, whose protein sequence is MTERKKDRPWLMRTYAGHSTAEASNELYRRNLAKGQTGLSVAFDLPTQTGYDPDHILARGEVGRVGVPVSHLGDMRRLFQDIPLEQMNTSMTINATAMWLLALYQVVAEEQGADITRLQGTTQNDIVKEYLSRGTHVFPPGPSLRLTTDMITYTVANIPKWNPINICSYHLQEAGATPVQEIAYAMSTAIAVLDAVRDSGQVPAEKFGDVVARISFFVNAGVRFVEEMCKMRAFGRIWDKVTRERYGIENEKQRRFRYGVQVNSLGLTEAQPENNVQRIVLEMLAVTLSKDARARAVQLPAWNEALGLPRPWDQQWSLRIQQVLAHESDLLEYEDIFDGSHVIEAKVESLVAECLAEIDRIQEMGGAMAAVESGYLKSQLVSSHAERRARIEAGDEKIVGVNIYETTEENPLTADLDTAIMTVDPANEARVVAKLHEWRADRDESRAAEALAALKKAAAGTENLMAATVECARAGVTTGEWAWALRDVFGEFRAPTGVSSAPVAVTAEAGTPLAVVREKVARTAEELGSGRLRLLVGKPGLDGHSNGAEQIAVRARDAGFEVVYQGIRLTPEQIVSAALAEDVHCVGLSILSGSHAELVPDVLARLREAGAADIPVIVGGIIPNADGAALKEAGVAAVFTPKDFGITEIIGRIVDEIRKANKLDPLEVPA, encoded by the coding sequence ATGACAGAGCGCAAGAAGGACCGGCCCTGGCTCATGCGGACGTATGCCGGTCACTCGACCGCAGAGGCGTCCAACGAGCTGTACCGGCGCAACCTCGCCAAGGGCCAGACGGGTCTGTCGGTGGCCTTCGACCTGCCGACCCAGACCGGTTACGACCCCGACCACATCCTCGCCCGCGGCGAGGTCGGCCGGGTCGGCGTGCCGGTCTCCCATCTGGGCGACATGCGCCGGCTGTTCCAGGACATCCCCCTGGAGCAGATGAACACCTCGATGACCATCAACGCCACGGCCATGTGGCTGCTGGCGCTGTACCAGGTGGTCGCCGAGGAGCAGGGTGCGGACATCACCAGGCTCCAGGGCACGACCCAGAACGACATCGTCAAGGAGTACCTGTCGCGCGGGACGCACGTCTTCCCGCCCGGTCCTTCGCTGCGCCTGACCACCGACATGATCACCTACACGGTGGCCAACATCCCCAAGTGGAACCCGATCAACATCTGCAGCTACCACCTGCAGGAGGCCGGGGCCACTCCGGTGCAGGAGATCGCGTACGCGATGTCCACCGCGATCGCCGTGCTCGACGCGGTGCGCGACTCGGGCCAGGTGCCGGCCGAGAAGTTCGGTGACGTGGTCGCCCGTATCTCGTTCTTCGTGAACGCGGGCGTCCGCTTCGTCGAGGAGATGTGCAAGATGCGCGCGTTCGGGCGCATCTGGGACAAGGTAACCCGCGAGCGCTACGGCATCGAGAACGAGAAGCAGCGCCGCTTCCGCTACGGCGTCCAGGTCAACTCCCTCGGACTGACCGAGGCGCAGCCGGAGAACAACGTCCAGCGCATCGTGCTCGAGATGCTGGCCGTGACGCTCTCCAAGGACGCCCGGGCGCGCGCCGTGCAGCTGCCCGCGTGGAACGAGGCGCTGGGTCTGCCCCGGCCCTGGGACCAGCAGTGGTCGCTGCGCATCCAGCAGGTGCTGGCGCACGAGTCGGACCTGCTGGAGTACGAGGACATCTTCGACGGGTCGCACGTCATCGAGGCCAAGGTCGAGTCGCTCGTCGCGGAGTGCCTGGCGGAGATCGACCGGATCCAGGAGATGGGCGGCGCGATGGCGGCCGTCGAGTCCGGCTACCTCAAGTCGCAGCTGGTCTCCTCGCACGCCGAGCGGCGGGCACGGATCGAGGCGGGCGACGAGAAGATCGTCGGCGTCAACATCTACGAGACCACCGAGGAGAACCCGCTCACAGCGGACCTCGACACGGCGATCATGACGGTCGACCCGGCGAACGAGGCCCGGGTCGTGGCGAAGCTGCACGAGTGGCGCGCGGACCGCGACGAGTCCCGTGCTGCAGAGGCCCTCGCGGCGCTGAAGAAGGCCGCGGCGGGCACCGAGAACCTGATGGCGGCCACCGTCGAGTGTGCGCGTGCGGGCGTCACCACCGGCGAGTGGGCCTGGGCGCTGCGTGACGTCTTCGGCGAGTTCCGTGCGCCGACGGGCGTCAGCAGCGCCCCGGTGGCCGTCACCGCGGAGGCGGGCACCCCGCTCGCCGTCGTTCGCGAGAAGGTGGCGCGTACCGCGGAAGAGCTGGGCTCCGGCCGGCTGCGGCTGCTGGTCGGCAAGCCGGGCCTGGACGGGCACTCCAACGGCGCCGAGCAGATCGCCGTACGGGCCCGCGACGCCGGGTTCGAGGTGGTCTACCAGGGCATACGGCTCACGCCCGAGCAGATCGTCTCCGCCGCCCTCGCGGAGGACGTGCACTGCGTCGGCCTCTCCATCCTGTCCGGCTCGCACGCCGAGCTGGTGCCGGACGTGCTCGCACGGTTGCGCGAGGCGGGCGCGGCGGACATTCCGGTGATCGTCGGCGGGATCATCCCGAACGCCGACGGCGCCGCCCTGAAGGAGGCGGGCGTGGCCGCCGTCTTCACCCCGAAGGACTTCGGTATCACGGAGATCATCGGCCGTATCGTCGACGAGATCCGTAAAGCGAACAAGCTCGACCCTCTGGAGGTCCCCGCATGA
- a CDS encoding ABC transporter ATP-binding protein, giving the protein MSATTTTAVAPLVVDEVTVRFAGLTALDGVSFTVEPGSVHAVIGPNGAGKSTTFNVLSGVYRATEGSVRFGDDELTGLPPHRIAALGVARTFQNIALPPHVTVADSLLLGRHRLTRTGFVAAGLRLPSAAREERRHRERVAEIAEFVGLADDLDRPAGELPYGKQKLVELARALCMEPRILLLDEPVAGMTADERRQTAAVVAGVRDSLGISIVLVEHDMGVVMRLADAVTVLDFGRRIAGGTPAQVQGDPAVVQAYLGTEATP; this is encoded by the coding sequence ATGAGCGCGACGACGACCACGGCGGTCGCACCCCTCGTCGTCGACGAGGTGACGGTCCGCTTCGCCGGCCTCACCGCACTGGACGGGGTGTCCTTCACCGTCGAGCCGGGCAGTGTGCACGCCGTCATCGGGCCGAACGGGGCCGGCAAGTCCACCACGTTCAACGTCCTCTCGGGCGTGTACAGGGCGACGGAGGGCAGTGTCCGCTTCGGCGACGACGAGCTGACCGGCCTCCCGCCGCACCGCATCGCGGCCCTCGGCGTGGCCCGGACGTTCCAGAACATCGCGCTGCCGCCTCACGTCACGGTCGCCGACAGCCTGCTGCTCGGCCGGCACCGGCTGACCCGTACCGGGTTCGTCGCGGCGGGACTGCGGCTGCCGTCGGCGGCCCGCGAGGAACGCCGGCACCGCGAACGTGTAGCCGAGATCGCCGAGTTCGTCGGCCTCGCGGACGACCTCGACCGGCCCGCCGGTGAACTCCCTTACGGAAAGCAGAAGCTCGTGGAACTGGCCCGCGCCCTGTGCATGGAGCCGCGGATCCTGCTCCTCGACGAGCCCGTCGCGGGCATGACCGCCGACGAACGGCGGCAGACCGCCGCGGTCGTCGCGGGTGTACGCGACAGCCTCGGCATATCGATCGTGCTCGTGGAACATGACATGGGGGTGGTGATGCGGCTCGCGGACGCCGTGACCGTGCTCGACTTCGGACGCCGTATCGCGGGCGGCACGCCCGCCCAGGTACAGGGTGATCCGGCGGTAGTGCAGGCGTACCTCGGTACGGAGGCCACGCCATGA
- a CDS encoding ABC transporter ATP-binding protein — translation MAAALEVRALSVGYGPVRALRDVSVEVPEGAVVAVLGGNGAGKSTLLRAVSRTLPFQRGHVTAGSISFEGRPLDGLSAARVVAAGVVQVPEGRQVFARMTVADNLRAGTLGVRGRRESAAALARVHELFPVLADRAQQKAGLLSGGEQQMLAMGRALMARPRLLLLDEPSLGLAPLMAARIAETIKEINAAGTPVMLVEQNAAIALRLASRAYVLDVGEVALEGPADELAASDEVRRRYLGVVDEDAAQDAVQAQHAAPTLRRWSA, via the coding sequence ATGGCCGCCGCGTTGGAGGTGCGGGCGCTGTCCGTGGGGTACGGGCCCGTGCGGGCGTTGCGGGACGTCTCCGTCGAGGTGCCCGAGGGTGCAGTCGTCGCCGTGCTCGGCGGCAACGGCGCCGGCAAGTCCACCCTGCTGCGAGCGGTGTCACGCACACTGCCGTTCCAGCGTGGGCATGTCACCGCCGGAAGCATCAGTTTCGAGGGCCGCCCGCTGGACGGCCTCAGCGCCGCCCGGGTCGTGGCGGCCGGAGTCGTCCAGGTGCCGGAGGGCCGCCAGGTCTTCGCACGGATGACCGTGGCGGACAATCTGCGGGCCGGCACGCTCGGAGTGCGCGGCCGGCGGGAGTCGGCCGCCGCGCTCGCCCGCGTGCACGAGCTGTTCCCCGTGCTGGCCGACCGCGCCCAGCAGAAGGCCGGTCTCCTGTCCGGCGGTGAACAGCAGATGCTCGCGATGGGGCGGGCGCTGATGGCCCGTCCCCGGCTGTTGCTCCTCGACGAGCCATCGCTGGGCCTCGCCCCGCTCATGGCGGCGCGGATCGCCGAGACGATCAAGGAGATCAACGCCGCCGGCACGCCCGTGATGCTCGTCGAGCAGAACGCCGCGATCGCCCTGCGACTGGCTTCCCGGGCCTATGTCCTGGACGTCGGCGAGGTCGCGCTCGAGGGACCGGCCGACGAGCTGGCGGCCTCGGACGAGGTCCGGCGCCGTTATCTCGGGGTCGTCGACGAGGACGCCGCACAGGACGCCGTGCAGGCGCAGCACGCGGCGCCGACGCTGCGGAGGTGGTCCGCATGA
- a CDS encoding branched-chain amino acid ABC transporter permease — translation MAGVRQGPPWRRPRAYVWCALSLLLLALPFYLDRFWLQAGLFAMAAAIGAIGINLLTGATGQLSMGHAFFLAIGAYGYCVLAGGNDVESGHELAGLGLPTWLAAVLAVLLAGLAGGVFSPIAGRLRGAYLGIATLALIFVGQHVLFNARDLTGGFNGRAVPPLSIFGFEFDDSELLVAAVPFQSMEKLWYAALVALLVCGLFARGVLRGRPGRAMNALRDHRIAAGVMGVPVARYRAAVFVLSSMYAGLAGVLLALIFQRTVPEYFGMILSLEYLAMIVIGGLGTVAGAVVGAIFVSLLPQVLTRWSDALPLVSAPGTGGVSPGEASRYLYGAAVVAVVLFLPGGLTRLVPSPREKK, via the coding sequence GTGGCCGGTGTACGGCAGGGGCCGCCATGGCGGCGCCCCCGCGCGTACGTCTGGTGCGCCCTGTCGCTCCTGCTCCTCGCGCTCCCCTTCTATCTCGACCGCTTCTGGCTCCAGGCAGGCCTGTTCGCCATGGCCGCCGCGATCGGCGCCATCGGTATCAACCTGCTCACCGGCGCGACCGGTCAGCTCTCCATGGGGCACGCCTTCTTCCTGGCCATCGGTGCGTACGGATACTGCGTCCTGGCCGGCGGCAACGACGTGGAGAGCGGTCACGAGCTGGCCGGTCTCGGCCTGCCGACGTGGCTGGCTGCCGTGCTCGCGGTGCTCCTCGCGGGTCTGGCGGGCGGAGTGTTCAGCCCCATCGCCGGCCGGCTGCGCGGGGCGTACCTCGGTATCGCCACGCTCGCGCTGATCTTCGTCGGCCAGCATGTGCTGTTCAACGCCCGCGATCTGACCGGCGGTTTCAACGGCCGCGCGGTGCCTCCGCTCTCCATCTTCGGATTCGAGTTCGACGACAGCGAGCTCCTCGTCGCCGCCGTCCCCTTCCAGTCCATGGAGAAGCTCTGGTACGCCGCGCTCGTCGCCCTCCTGGTGTGCGGCCTCTTCGCCCGCGGGGTGCTCCGCGGCCGGCCTGGCAGGGCGATGAACGCCTTGCGGGACCACCGCATCGCCGCCGGCGTGATGGGCGTACCGGTCGCCCGCTACCGGGCCGCCGTCTTCGTCCTGTCCTCGATGTACGCGGGTCTCGCCGGCGTCCTGCTGGCTCTGATCTTCCAGCGGACCGTGCCCGAGTACTTCGGCATGATCCTGTCCCTCGAGTACCTGGCCATGATCGTCATCGGCGGTCTCGGCACGGTCGCGGGAGCCGTCGTCGGCGCGATCTTCGTCTCGCTGCTCCCCCAGGTCCTCACCCGCTGGAGCGACGCCCTGCCCCTGGTCTCCGCACCGGGCACCGGCGGCGTGTCCCCCGGGGAGGCCTCCCGCTATCTGTACGGCGCGGCAGTCGTCGCGGTCGTGCTGTTCCTGCCCGGCGGGCTCACCCGCCTCGTTCCGTCCCCTCGGGAGAAGAAATGA
- a CDS encoding ABC transporter substrate-binding protein: MKSRTYAAVLAVLALTVTAGCSSKATSGDGDTNGAGGVKTDKGVTDKAITLGVLTDMTGVYASLGKSVTQAQQLWAKQTNAAGGICDRQITLTIRDHGYDPQKAVAGYTELEPKVLGFAQFIGSPFVAAVKERVNGQDKGLVLPQAWSANLLGSPYVRVLGATYDVETINAVDYLLAEKRIAKGDKIGHVFFEGDYGENALAGSKYAAQKAGLTVVEQKIKPTDNDMSAQVAALKKAGVKAILLSAGPRQAASLAGVAAAGGFNVPIVGNNSAFAPQLLATPAGPALTKDFYIASSTLPIGAPEPGPSKLAKEYAAEYPKDGLDNGVVAGYTAATVFGEALKKACADKDLTREGVDKALLTLNAYKSDFGITHDLSDPAAPSTRESYIMKPDKSVPGGLKVVRPGTASEAAKAFKPSAG, encoded by the coding sequence ATGAAGTCAAGAACGTACGCGGCGGTCCTCGCCGTCCTCGCGCTGACGGTGACGGCCGGTTGCAGCAGCAAGGCCACCAGCGGCGACGGTGACACCAACGGCGCCGGGGGAGTCAAGACCGACAAGGGGGTCACCGACAAGGCGATCACGCTCGGTGTCCTCACCGACATGACGGGCGTCTACGCCTCCCTCGGCAAGAGCGTCACCCAGGCCCAGCAGCTGTGGGCGAAGCAGACCAACGCAGCCGGCGGCATCTGCGACCGGCAGATCACGCTGACGATCCGCGACCACGGCTACGACCCGCAGAAGGCCGTCGCCGGCTACACCGAGCTGGAGCCGAAGGTGCTCGGCTTCGCGCAGTTCATCGGCTCACCGTTCGTCGCGGCCGTCAAGGAGCGCGTCAACGGCCAGGACAAGGGGCTCGTCCTGCCCCAGGCGTGGTCCGCGAACCTGCTGGGCAGCCCCTACGTCCGTGTCCTCGGCGCCACGTACGACGTCGAGACGATCAACGCCGTCGACTACCTCCTCGCGGAGAAGCGCATCGCCAAGGGCGACAAGATCGGTCACGTCTTCTTCGAGGGCGACTACGGCGAGAACGCGCTGGCCGGCTCCAAGTACGCGGCCCAGAAGGCGGGACTGACGGTCGTAGAGCAGAAGATCAAGCCGACGGACAACGACATGTCGGCGCAGGTCGCGGCCCTGAAGAAGGCGGGCGTCAAGGCGATCCTGCTCAGCGCGGGTCCGCGGCAGGCGGCGTCCTTGGCCGGTGTGGCGGCGGCGGGCGGCTTCAACGTCCCGATCGTCGGCAACAACTCCGCGTTCGCGCCGCAGCTGCTGGCGACGCCGGCGGGTCCGGCGCTCACCAAGGACTTCTACATCGCCTCCTCCACGCTCCCGATCGGCGCGCCGGAGCCCGGCCCGTCGAAGCTGGCCAAGGAGTACGCGGCCGAGTACCCGAAGGACGGCCTCGACAACGGTGTGGTCGCCGGCTACACGGCGGCGACGGTCTTCGGCGAGGCGCTGAAGAAGGCGTGCGCCGACAAGGACCTGACGCGGGAGGGCGTCGACAAGGCGCTGCTGACGCTCAACGCGTACAAGAGCGACTTCGGCATCACCCACGACCTCTCGGACCCGGCGGCGCCGTCGACCCGTGAGAGCTACATCATGAAGCCCGACAAGTCCGTGCCGGGGGGCCTGAAGGTGGTCCGGCCGGGCACGGCGTCGGAGGCGGCGAAGGCCTTCAAGCCCTCCGCCGGCTGA
- a CDS encoding branched-chain amino acid ABC transporter permease — MTTFTELLLGGLSIGSVYALIALGFVVIFKATEVVNFAHASLLLAGGYITAVLHDDLGFWPALAVGIAGAAVVGSAVDFLVMRRYRGSDHSVLAIVTIGVDILLTTELTRLIGTDVMALGDPWGDRVVNLGEITIAQTRIAAFVAAALLITAFLLAFRYTSWGVAMRAAAENPQTAALMGVRLGRVSMSAWAVAGALAAVAALFLTVFPTPGLERATSLAALKAFPAAILGGLDSTTGALAGGLIVGVTESFATGYQSELTFLGGGIGDLAPYLVMLLVLLARPAGLFGTKELARV; from the coding sequence ATGACCACGTTCACAGAACTTCTCCTCGGCGGGCTGTCCATCGGCTCCGTCTACGCCCTGATCGCCCTCGGCTTCGTCGTCATCTTCAAGGCGACGGAGGTGGTCAACTTCGCCCATGCCTCGCTGCTTCTCGCGGGCGGCTACATCACCGCGGTCCTCCACGACGACCTCGGCTTCTGGCCGGCGCTGGCCGTCGGGATCGCGGGTGCCGCGGTCGTCGGTTCCGCCGTCGACTTCCTGGTCATGCGCCGTTACCGCGGCTCCGACCACAGCGTCCTCGCCATCGTCACGATCGGTGTGGACATCCTCCTGACGACCGAGCTCACCCGGCTGATCGGCACGGACGTGATGGCGCTCGGCGACCCCTGGGGCGACCGGGTCGTGAACCTCGGCGAGATCACGATCGCGCAGACGCGGATCGCGGCGTTCGTCGCCGCCGCGCTGCTCATCACGGCGTTCCTGCTCGCCTTCCGTTACACCTCCTGGGGTGTGGCGATGCGGGCCGCGGCCGAGAACCCGCAGACGGCCGCGCTGATGGGCGTACGCCTCGGACGGGTCTCGATGTCGGCCTGGGCGGTCGCCGGCGCGCTCGCCGCGGTCGCGGCGCTGTTTCTGACCGTCTTCCCGACGCCCGGCCTGGAACGGGCCACCTCCCTCGCCGCTCTCAAGGCGTTCCCCGCCGCGATCCTCGGCGGGCTGGACTCGACCACGGGTGCGCTGGCGGGCGGTCTGATCGTCGGGGTCACGGAGTCGTTCGCGACGGGCTACCAGAGCGAACTGACGTTCCTGGGTGGGGGGATCGGGGATCTCGCCCCGTATCTGGTGATGCTGCTCGTGCTGTTGGCGCGGCCCGCCGGACTCTTCGGCACGAAGGAGCTCGCCCGTGTCTGA
- a CDS encoding MaoC family dehydratase, giving the protein MQFGRTYEEFEVGAVYKHWPGKTVTEYDDHLFCLLTMNHHPLHMDVNYAENTTDFGKNVVVGNYIYSLLLGMSVPDVSGKAIANLEIESLRHVAPTFHGDTIYGETTVLDKTPSRSKNDRGIVYVETKGYKQDGTLVCVFRRKVMVPTETYIKERGGEQPGRPELKSQEK; this is encoded by the coding sequence ATGCAGTTCGGACGCACCTACGAGGAGTTCGAGGTCGGGGCCGTCTACAAGCACTGGCCCGGGAAGACGGTCACCGAGTACGACGACCACCTCTTCTGCCTCCTGACGATGAACCACCACCCCCTCCACATGGACGTCAACTATGCGGAGAACACGACGGACTTCGGCAAGAACGTCGTGGTGGGCAACTACATCTACTCGCTGCTGCTCGGCATGTCCGTGCCGGACGTCTCCGGCAAGGCCATCGCCAACCTGGAGATCGAGTCGCTGCGGCACGTGGCGCCGACCTTCCACGGCGACACGATCTACGGCGAGACCACCGTCCTCGACAAGACGCCCTCCAGGTCGAAGAACGACCGCGGGATCGTCTATGTGGAGACCAAGGGCTACAAGCAGGACGGCACCCTCGTCTGCGTCTTCCGGCGCAAGGTGATGGTCCCGACGGAGACGTACATCAAGGAGCGCGGCGGCGAGCAGCCCGGCCGGCCCGAGCTGAAGTCACAGGAGAAGTAG